In Candidatus Paceibacterota bacterium, one genomic interval encodes:
- a CDS encoding rhomboid family intramembrane serine protease: MLTRFAPILTLTAVCWLLLLLDHLVWKGQLIQHGIIPRNLHGLAGVLWAPLLHASYPHLAANTLPLLVLGCVICGRSRSEFAVVTVGGILLGGGVTWLLARSACHVGASGLIFCYFGYLTSLAYFKRTFGALCLSMLCLLAYGGMLRGILPTLAGISWEGHLAGLVSGIALASLWSQRRGAVTAPPNSAD, translated from the coding sequence GTGCTTACACGATTCGCTCCCATACTCACGTTGACGGCCGTTTGCTGGCTGCTCTTGCTGCTGGATCATCTGGTCTGGAAGGGCCAACTCATCCAGCACGGCATCATCCCTCGCAACCTGCACGGCCTGGCGGGGGTGCTGTGGGCGCCGCTTCTCCATGCTTCCTACCCGCACCTGGCCGCCAACACTTTGCCGTTACTGGTTCTCGGGTGCGTTATTTGCGGCCGCAGCCGGAGCGAATTCGCGGTGGTCACCGTCGGCGGCATACTTCTGGGCGGGGGGGTGACCTGGCTGCTGGCGAGAAGCGCCTGCCATGTTGGTGCAAGCGGGCTGATCTTCTGTTATTTTGGTTACTTGACCTCCCTCGCGTACTTCAAACGCACTTTTGGAGCTCTTTGTTTGTCAATGCTCTGCTTGCTGGCTTATGGCGGAATGCTCAGAGGGATCTTGCCCACCCTGGCAGGCATCTCCTGGGAAGGGCACCTCGCCGGGCTGGTCTCAGGGATTGCACTGGCCTCGCTATGGTCACAACGGCGAGGGGCGGTCACCGCTCCCCCCAACTCAGCCGACTAG
- a CDS encoding molybdopterin molybdotransferase MoeA, which yields MLQYEAALARILAAVPAPSYEDVSLSAAAGRVLAEEVRSPIDLPVFDNSAMDGYALRASDAASARPDAPVRLRLTGRVVAGEAMTGEVRPGTCARVFTGSPLPRGADAVVMQEATRLEPGDPSEVLIQDRAKPGENVRMRGEDVRFGARLAEAGETLTAGRIGLLGAAGLTAVRVGRQPLVGLLATGSELREPGQLLAPGQIYESNRVALAALLARVGAVPRILPLVADALASTGTALADAFNQCNAVITTGGVSVGEMDFVRRAFEQIGGKLEFWKVAVRPGRPFAFGRYREKLLFGLPGNPVSALVTFLMLVRPALLRWQGALHVTLSARPGVLAEPLVNEGARRHLLRVTVDSAGRVWSAGLQASHALSSMATANGLVDLPPKVTLAAGATVQVMCWD from the coding sequence ATGCTCCAATACGAAGCAGCCCTGGCGCGCATCCTGGCGGCCGTGCCCGCCCCTTCATACGAAGACGTTTCCCTGAGCGCCGCCGCCGGACGCGTGTTGGCCGAGGAGGTGCGGTCGCCGATTGACCTGCCCGTCTTCGACAATTCCGCGATGGATGGCTATGCCTTGCGCGCGAGCGACGCAGCCTCGGCCAGGCCGGACGCCCCGGTGCGCTTGCGCCTGACTGGCCGGGTTGTCGCCGGGGAAGCCATGACCGGTGAAGTTAGGCCGGGCACTTGTGCGCGGGTATTCACCGGCTCGCCGCTCCCCCGCGGCGCCGACGCCGTCGTGATGCAGGAAGCAACGCGCCTGGAACCGGGCGACCCCAGCGAAGTCCTCATCCAGGATCGAGCCAAACCGGGGGAGAACGTGCGAATGCGCGGCGAGGATGTGCGGTTCGGCGCGCGTTTGGCCGAGGCAGGCGAGACTCTGACAGCCGGTCGAATCGGACTCTTGGGCGCGGCGGGATTGACAGCCGTCCGCGTGGGGCGCCAGCCATTGGTGGGATTGCTGGCCACCGGTTCAGAGTTGAGAGAGCCGGGGCAGCTGCTGGCGCCCGGCCAGATCTACGAGAGCAATCGCGTGGCATTGGCGGCGCTGCTGGCGCGGGTCGGGGCGGTTCCCCGGATTCTTCCCCTGGTGGCGGATGCGCTCGCATCAACCGGCACGGCCCTGGCGGACGCATTCAACCAATGCAATGCCGTGATAACGACAGGCGGTGTCTCCGTGGGTGAGATGGATTTCGTCCGGCGCGCGTTCGAGCAGATCGGCGGCAAGCTGGAGTTTTGGAAGGTGGCTGTCAGGCCTGGCCGGCCGTTTGCGTTCGGCCGCTACCGGGAAAAGCTGCTGTTCGGCTTGCCGGGCAATCCGGTTTCGGCACTGGTAACATTTCTAATGCTGGTGCGGCCCGCGTTGCTGCGCTGGCAAGGCGCGCTCCACGTTACGCTGTCCGCCCGGCCGGGCGTACTGGCCGAGCCGCTGGTCAATGAAGGAGCCCGCCGGCATCTCCTGAGAGTCACGGTGGACTCGGCAGGCAGGGTCTGGTCCGCGGGTCTTCAGGCCTCGCATGCGCTGAGTTCGATGGCGACGGCCAACGGCTTGGTAGATTTGCCGCCCAAAGTCACTCTGGCGGCAGGGGCAACCGTGCAGGTGATGTGCTGGGATTAA
- a CDS encoding 6-phosphofructokinase, protein MSELNGNLLVAQSGGPTSVINASLAGVIQEAGRHDCIEEIYGGANGILGILNEELVDINDEKARTIDGLKYTPAAALGTCRYKIDFKKKPEQAARDMDRLFQVFEAHSIRYFAYIGGNDSQDTSHKIHEEAIKRGYVMRVMGVPKTIDNDLPHTDNCPGYGSVIKYNATTVMEVGLDVGSMATDDGSCCIIEVMGRSAGWIAAGTVLAKRGHSANPPHIILLPELPFEEEKFLAKVKETVAAYKYCVVVVGEGIKDPTGHEVGADKTRLDAFGHPVLAGAAEELKELVQGRLNTKTRTVLLGYAQRAAAHSASLTDASNAFACGEAAVKAAVAGQSGYMVKIVREAQPDGSVKWSTGLQPLADIANVEHFIPRDWISEDGYLPNEKFVAYARPLVEGEVKFPVEAGLPRYVVLEKTKVEKKLPPRA, encoded by the coding sequence ATGTCAGAGCTAAACGGAAACTTGTTAGTGGCACAATCTGGCGGGCCGACGTCCGTCATCAATGCCAGTCTGGCCGGCGTCATCCAGGAAGCAGGACGGCATGACTGCATTGAGGAAATCTACGGCGGCGCCAATGGCATCCTTGGCATCCTCAACGAGGAACTGGTGGACATTAACGACGAGAAGGCTCGGACCATCGACGGGCTGAAATACACGCCCGCCGCCGCGTTGGGCACGTGCCGCTACAAGATTGATTTCAAGAAGAAGCCAGAGCAGGCCGCCCGGGATATGGACCGCCTCTTTCAGGTCTTCGAGGCGCATAGCATTCGCTACTTTGCCTACATCGGCGGCAACGACTCGCAGGATACCTCGCACAAGATCCATGAAGAGGCCATCAAGCGCGGTTACGTGATGCGAGTCATGGGCGTGCCCAAGACCATTGACAACGACCTGCCTCACACGGACAACTGCCCCGGCTATGGTTCCGTGATCAAGTACAACGCGACGACCGTCATGGAAGTCGGCCTCGATGTGGGGAGCATGGCGACCGACGACGGCTCTTGCTGCATAATCGAAGTGATGGGCCGTTCGGCAGGCTGGATCGCCGCTGGCACCGTCCTGGCCAAGCGTGGCCACTCGGCCAACCCGCCCCACATCATTTTGCTGCCCGAACTGCCCTTCGAGGAGGAGAAGTTCCTCGCCAAGGTCAAGGAGACAGTGGCCGCCTACAAGTACTGCGTGGTGGTTGTCGGCGAAGGCATCAAGGACCCCACTGGCCACGAGGTCGGCGCCGACAAGACCCGGCTGGATGCCTTTGGCCACCCCGTGCTGGCAGGGGCGGCGGAAGAACTCAAAGAACTCGTGCAAGGCAGGCTCAACACCAAGACCCGCACCGTGCTGCTCGGCTACGCCCAGCGCGCGGCGGCCCACAGCGCGAGCCTGACCGATGCCTCCAACGCCTTTGCCTGCGGCGAAGCCGCCGTCAAGGCAGCCGTTGCCGGCCAGAGCGGTTACATGGTCAAGATAGTACGGGAAGCGCAGCCCGACGGCTCGGTTAAGTGGAGCACCGGCCTCCAGCCGCTGGCTGACATTGCTAACGTCGAGCATTTCATCCCGCGCGACTGGATCAGCGAAGACGGCTACCTGCCCAACGAGAAGTTTGTTGCTTACGCCCGGCCATTGGTCGAGGGCGAGGTCAAGTTCCCGGTCGAAGCCGGCCTGCCGCGCTACGTCGTGCTGGAAAAAACGAAGGTGGAGAAGAAACTCCCGCCGCGCGCTTAG
- a CDS encoding superoxide dismutase, with protein MMTRRQALKTTALASVACSTVAVLRSVKAQPAPGPAPAAGPFTLPPLPYAFDALEPHIDALTMQIHHDKHHAAYVAGLNKAAAEIPAIGKQPVEKLLRDLNAVPEKVRTAVRNHGGGHYNHTLFWQMMRKGGSQPSGELLKAIEKRFGSLALFKDAFTKAALGQFGSGWAWLVLRADKKLEIEPTPNQDSPISQSRLPLLGVDVWEHAYYLKYQNRRPEYVAAFFNVINWDFVSERYQKSLD; from the coding sequence ATGATGACGCGCAGACAAGCCTTGAAGACAACCGCACTGGCGTCCGTGGCCTGTTCTACGGTCGCGGTCTTGCGCAGCGTGAAGGCTCAACCCGCGCCAGGACCGGCTCCGGCGGCAGGACCATTTACGTTGCCGCCGCTGCCTTACGCCTTTGACGCGCTAGAGCCTCACATTGACGCGCTGACCATGCAGATTCACCACGACAAGCACCATGCGGCCTACGTGGCGGGCTTGAACAAGGCCGCGGCCGAGATCCCCGCCATCGGCAAGCAGCCGGTGGAGAAGTTGCTCAGGGACTTGAACGCCGTGCCGGAGAAGGTGCGCACCGCGGTCCGCAATCATGGCGGCGGGCACTATAACCACACGTTGTTCTGGCAAATGATGAGAAAGGGCGGCAGCCAACCTTCGGGCGAGCTGCTCAAAGCTATCGAGAAGCGGTTCGGGAGTCTTGCCCTTTTCAAGGACGCCTTCACCAAGGCGGCTTTGGGTCAGTTTGGCAGCGGTTGGGCCTGGCTGGTCCTGCGGGCCGACAAAAAGTTGGAGATCGAGCCGACCCCGAATCAGGATTCGCCGATCAGCCAAAGCCGGCTGCCCTTGCTCGGGGTTGATGTCTGGGAGCACGCCTACTACTTGAAATATCAGAACCGCCGGCCGGAATACGTGGCGGCGTTCTTCAATGTGATCAACTGGGACTTCGTCTCCGAGCGCTACCAGAAGTCGCTCGACTGA
- a CDS encoding ATPase, T2SS/T4P/T4SS family, producing the protein MPPVKPFGERIADALVEDDLLTASQVEELLEQQKKEGTRLFKLILEKAYVTESDMAVAMGRVLNTPPVNLARLSIPLEVADLVPREMARNHKVVPVSRLENKLFLAMADPLNVLAIDDVRRITKLEVSTLIASEKSILDKLNHIDASKSGSMEDIILEAQKKSDAEADADSLEVSRDITEEVNLDQLAVSSQEAPVIKLANLILVQAVKDRASDVHIEPFEKTLRLRYRIDGVLVDATPPPKQLQLALVSRFKVMSSLDIAERRLPQDGRIRIRVGGKDYDLRVSIMPTVHGEKVVLRLLDKSNLSASIDKLGLDPDTFQQFKAAVDAPHGLILVTGPTGSGKTTTLYSALNELNSPIYNIITVEDPVEFQIAGINQVPTKKDIGLSFANALRSILRQDPDIIMIGEIRDAETAEIAIEAALTGHQVLSTMHCNDAPGAIARLDDMGIAPFLISSSVILACAQRLMRRICSHCKEPVTYPTKMYQDLNIDPSIFDGVTLFRGRGCDRCKGSGYAGRMAIIEAMTVTDEIRKLIIARANSRELGKIAIGQGMRTLRMVALDRAREGISTLEQVLVMTSAH; encoded by the coding sequence ATGCCCCCAGTTAAACCATTTGGCGAACGCATCGCGGACGCCTTAGTCGAAGATGACCTGCTGACCGCGTCGCAGGTCGAGGAACTGCTCGAGCAGCAAAAAAAAGAAGGCACTCGCCTGTTCAAGCTGATCCTCGAGAAGGCCTACGTGACCGAGTCGGACATGGCTGTGGCGATGGGCCGCGTCCTCAACACGCCGCCCGTCAACCTTGCCCGCCTTTCCATTCCGCTTGAAGTGGCGGACCTGGTCCCGCGCGAAATGGCGCGCAACCATAAGGTTGTCCCCGTGTCGCGCCTGGAGAACAAGCTCTTCCTGGCGATGGCCGACCCGCTGAACGTGCTGGCCATTGACGACGTGCGGCGCATCACCAAGCTGGAGGTGTCCACACTGATCGCCTCGGAGAAGTCCATCCTGGACAAGCTCAACCACATTGATGCCTCCAAGAGCGGGAGCATGGAGGACATCATCCTGGAGGCGCAGAAGAAAAGCGACGCCGAAGCGGACGCCGACAGCTTGGAGGTCTCCCGGGATATCACCGAGGAGGTCAACCTGGACCAACTGGCGGTTTCCAGCCAGGAAGCTCCTGTCATCAAGCTCGCCAACCTCATCCTCGTCCAGGCGGTCAAAGATCGCGCCAGCGACGTGCACATCGAGCCGTTCGAAAAGACCTTGCGGCTGCGCTACCGGATTGACGGCGTGTTAGTGGATGCGACCCCGCCGCCCAAACAGCTGCAGCTGGCGCTGGTCTCGCGGTTCAAGGTCATGAGCAGCCTGGACATCGCCGAACGCCGCCTGCCGCAAGACGGCCGCATCCGCATTCGCGTCGGGGGCAAGGACTATGATTTGCGCGTCTCGATCATGCCCACGGTGCATGGCGAGAAAGTCGTGCTGCGTCTTCTGGACAAATCCAACCTCTCGGCCAGCATTGATAAGCTGGGCCTCGACCCGGACACGTTCCAACAGTTCAAGGCCGCCGTGGATGCGCCGCACGGCTTGATACTCGTCACCGGCCCGACCGGTTCCGGCAAAACCACGACGCTGTATTCGGCCCTCAACGAACTTAACAGCCCGATCTATAACATCATCACCGTCGAAGACCCGGTTGAGTTCCAGATTGCGGGCATCAACCAGGTGCCAACCAAGAAGGACATCGGCCTCTCCTTCGCCAACGCGCTCCGTTCGATCCTGCGCCAGGACCCGGACATCATCATGATCGGTGAGATTCGCGACGCGGAGACCGCCGAGATCGCCATCGAAGCCGCGCTGACCGGCCACCAGGTCCTGAGCACTATGCACTGCAACGACGCGCCCGGCGCCATTGCGCGTCTTGATGACATGGGCATCGCGCCGTTCCTGATTTCCTCGTCCGTCATTCTCGCCTGCGCGCAGCGCCTGATGCGGCGCATCTGCTCCCACTGCAAGGAACCAGTTACCTACCCGACCAAGATGTATCAGGACTTGAACATTGACCCGAGCATCTTCGACGGGGTCACCCTGTTCCGCGGCCGGGGCTGCGACCGCTGCAAGGGCTCCGGCTATGCCGGCCGCATGGCCATTATCGAAGCGATGACCGTCACGGATGAAATCCGCAAACTCATCATCGCCCGCGCCAACTCCCGCGAGTTGGGCAAGATCGCTATCGGCCAGGGCATGCGGACGCTCAGGATGGTGGCGCTGGACCGCGCCCGCGAAGGCATCTCCACGCTGGAACAGGTGCTGGTGATGACCTCGGCCCATTGA
- the lpxA gene encoding acyl-ACP--UDP-N-acetylglucosamine O-acyltransferase, producing MIHPTAIIHPRAKLDPTVRVGPYTVIDEGVEVGLGCVIGPQAYLTGLTTIGAHNHFYAGCVIGEAPQDLKYNSEPTRLRIGDHNVFREHVTVHRSNQTAEETLIGSHNFLMAHSHVAHNCRLGDRVILANGALLAGHVTLADRAFISGNCVIHQFVRVGTLALMQGGTAISKDLPPYTVARGHNGICGLNTVGLRRAGMSPAERLELKQLYRALFRERRSLRAAVAEARSQFSGAPARVMLDFIADSKRGICADVGGSDDSSEL from the coding sequence GTGATCCATCCGACCGCCATCATTCATCCCCGGGCCAAGCTTGACCCGACGGTTCGGGTGGGACCTTACACGGTGATTGATGAAGGCGTGGAGGTCGGTTTGGGTTGTGTCATCGGCCCGCAGGCCTATCTGACGGGTCTGACGACTATTGGTGCCCACAACCACTTTTACGCCGGATGTGTCATTGGCGAGGCGCCGCAGGACCTGAAATACAACAGCGAGCCCACTCGGCTGCGAATTGGCGACCATAATGTCTTCCGAGAGCACGTCACCGTCCACCGTTCGAACCAGACAGCGGAAGAGACCCTCATTGGGTCGCATAACTTCCTCATGGCCCACTCGCACGTGGCGCACAACTGCCGCTTGGGGGACCGGGTGATTCTGGCCAACGGGGCATTGCTGGCAGGACACGTGACGCTGGCCGACCGCGCCTTTATTTCCGGCAACTGTGTCATTCACCAGTTCGTGCGCGTGGGAACGCTGGCGCTGATGCAAGGTGGTACGGCCATCAGTAAGGATCTGCCGCCGTATACCGTGGCGCGTGGCCATAACGGCATCTGTGGGCTGAACACCGTCGGCCTTCGGCGGGCCGGTATGTCGCCGGCGGAGCGACTGGAGTTGAAGCAGCTCTACCGTGCGCTTTTCCGCGAACGGCGCAGCCTGCGCGCAGCCGTGGCCGAGGCCCGCAGCCAATTCTCCGGCGCGCCCGCCAGGGTGATGCTGGATTTCATCGCCGACTCCAAACGCGGGATCTGCGCTGACGTTGGCGGCTCGGACGACAGCAGCGAGCTGTGA
- the nadE gene encoding NAD(+) synthase, translating to MKAPEQRIKLARMDASQVADEIGGFILRKVLEMKKTGGVLGISGGVDSTCVAALAKRAFDRHNATHPDRPLELVGYLLPSNTNHPADVEDGLKVATRLGIRHEIQSIEAIVEAFKTTNPEALNHKYHRGNLTSEIRAVVLHVKAATENKVVIGTGNKDEDYGVAYYTLFGDGAVHMSPIGNLPKRLVREMAAHLGFEELAGRVSTAGLEPGQTSFKDLGCDYEFAELVLNGLEQGLRLEELAGHSQVVAYARQQMEKYVQWYGAPKFTSIEALVREIIRRHEIALLKAEIVNPDIASITLKLE from the coding sequence GTGAAAGCACCCGAACAGAGAATTAAACTGGCCCGGATGGATGCCAGCCAGGTGGCGGATGAAATCGGAGGGTTCATCCTGCGCAAGGTCCTGGAAATGAAGAAGACCGGCGGGGTGCTCGGTATCTCCGGGGGCGTGGACAGCACTTGCGTGGCCGCGCTGGCCAAACGGGCCTTTGACCGGCACAACGCAACCCACCCCGATCGCCCCCTGGAACTCGTGGGCTACCTTCTCCCCTCAAATACCAACCATCCCGCGGATGTGGAGGACGGCCTGAAAGTCGCAACCCGGCTGGGGATCCGGCATGAGATCCAGAGCATCGAGGCGATTGTGGAAGCCTTCAAGACCACCAATCCGGAGGCGCTCAATCACAAGTACCATCGCGGCAACCTGACTTCCGAGATTCGCGCCGTGGTCCTGCACGTCAAGGCCGCGACCGAAAACAAAGTCGTCATCGGCACCGGCAACAAGGACGAAGACTACGGCGTCGCTTACTACACACTCTTCGGCGATGGCGCGGTGCATATGAGCCCGATCGGCAACCTGCCCAAGCGGCTGGTGCGCGAAATGGCCGCTCATCTGGGCTTCGAGGAACTGGCGGGCCGGGTTTCCACCGCCGGCCTTGAGCCGGGGCAGACCTCCTTCAAAGACCTCGGCTGCGATTACGAGTTCGCCGAGCTGGTATTGAATGGCCTGGAACAGGGCCTGCGGCTGGAGGAGCTTGCCGGGCACAGCCAGGTGGTGGCATACGCCCGGCAGCAAATGGAGAAATACGTCCAATGGTACGGCGCGCCGAAGTTCACCTCCATCGAAGCTCTGGTCCGCGAAATCATTCGACGGCATGAGATCGCCCTGCTCAAGGCCGAGATCGTCAATCCGGATATCGCTTCCATTACGCTGAAGCTGGAGTAG
- a CDS encoding tetratricopeptide repeat protein — protein sequence MNRMVSALSPGEEAQLVQTIEMFEVITQSQPNDIQSLEILREAYSKLNREKDLVNTSKRIAQAYVQMGQLSSAILEYESILQRHPDDPDVQAALRQIESKAETYPVEAQTETIILAQSSNAPQKASTGPKAVARELEDGRRAMHKIFVDGKIITAGDFDLCWSTPDLISPPNAVVEPFIQVMADKGILTADASLKVLCDKSRLAFLPLKSYEVDMELARSFPKDTCRRWCVLPFDRMSKSLLVATANPFNQEVAKELAEVTNNRLIWYLVPPAELVADLRKVFR from the coding sequence ATGAATCGCATGGTTAGCGCTTTAAGTCCGGGCGAAGAAGCCCAATTGGTGCAGACGATTGAGATGTTTGAAGTCATCACTCAATCGCAGCCAAATGATATTCAGTCCCTCGAGATTCTCAGGGAAGCTTATTCCAAACTCAACCGCGAGAAAGACCTCGTTAACACCTCCAAGCGGATCGCCCAAGCCTACGTGCAGATGGGCCAGCTCTCCTCGGCCATTCTGGAGTACGAATCCATTCTGCAGCGCCACCCGGATGATCCCGACGTGCAGGCCGCCTTGCGGCAAATCGAAAGCAAGGCGGAAACCTATCCTGTCGAAGCGCAAACGGAGACTATTATCCTGGCCCAGTCGTCCAATGCGCCCCAAAAGGCTTCGACCGGCCCGAAAGCGGTTGCCAGGGAGCTCGAGGACGGGCGGCGAGCCATGCACAAAATCTTCGTGGACGGCAAGATCATCACGGCCGGCGACTTCGACCTGTGCTGGTCTACGCCGGATCTAATCTCCCCGCCAAACGCTGTGGTGGAACCTTTTATCCAGGTGATGGCCGACAAGGGAATTCTGACCGCGGACGCTTCTTTGAAGGTCCTGTGCGACAAGTCGCGCCTGGCCTTCCTGCCGCTCAAGAGTTATGAAGTTGACATGGAGTTGGCGCGGAGCTTTCCCAAGGATACTTGCCGGCGGTGGTGCGTGTTGCCGTTTGACCGGATGAGCAAGTCGCTTCTGGTCGCCACCGCGAACCCGTTCAACCAGGAGGTTGCGAAAGAGTTGGCTGAGGTCACCAATAACCGTCTGATATGGTATTTGGTGCCGCCCGCCGAGTTGGTTGCTGACCTCCGCAAAGTTTTCCGCTAA
- the add gene encoding adenosine deaminase, translating into MKCFDAYYNRLPKAELHCHLEGAIRTATIIDIARQHGLKLPADDESALNPHVKVYDQLKDLGAVLEAFRIAQYSIVSPEAVERIADELFEDANAQNIKLLEVRFSPDWAFSGHRLDWDEALAGILRAKERAVTRFGMAVGLIAITSRSLGAGSCEKTVDWAVRWKGQVCGIDLADTETAHSIGEFVRPVLKAKEAGLNVTVHSGEDTPASAVLETIHAVNPDRIGHGTHVIHDPAAVELVKESGVTLEMCPWSNYLTNSVRRIEDHPLKQLFDRGVRVTINSDDPEVLDTNLNNEYRIAHEILGLSLEDIAACNRCAVEASFIPQAEKQAVVQTYFQ; encoded by the coding sequence ATGAAGTGTTTTGACGCATACTACAACCGCCTCCCCAAAGCCGAGCTCCACTGTCATCTCGAAGGTGCCATCCGGACGGCGACGATCATTGACATCGCCCGCCAGCACGGGCTCAAGCTGCCCGCTGACGATGAGTCCGCGCTGAACCCCCACGTCAAGGTCTATGACCAGCTCAAGGATTTGGGGGCTGTGCTCGAGGCGTTCCGCATTGCACAATACAGCATCGTTTCCCCGGAGGCGGTGGAACGCATTGCCGACGAACTCTTCGAGGATGCAAACGCGCAAAACATCAAGCTGCTGGAGGTACGCTTCTCGCCAGATTGGGCGTTTAGCGGCCACCGGCTGGATTGGGACGAAGCCCTGGCGGGCATCTTGCGGGCCAAAGAGCGCGCCGTTACCCGCTTTGGGATGGCGGTCGGCTTGATCGCCATCACCTCGCGCAGTCTGGGGGCCGGCTCCTGTGAGAAGACGGTTGACTGGGCCGTCCGCTGGAAAGGCCAGGTCTGCGGCATTGACCTGGCGGACACCGAAACCGCACACTCCATCGGCGAATTCGTGCGCCCGGTCCTGAAGGCGAAGGAAGCCGGGCTCAATGTGACGGTCCATTCCGGCGAGGACACGCCCGCCTCGGCGGTGCTGGAGACCATTCACGCCGTCAACCCGGACCGGATCGGGCACGGCACACATGTCATCCACGACCCGGCTGCGGTGGAGTTGGTCAAGGAGTCCGGGGTGACGCTGGAGATGTGTCCGTGGAGCAACTACTTGACGAACTCCGTCAGGCGCATCGAGGATCATCCGCTCAAACAGTTGTTCGACCGGGGCGTGCGGGTCACCATCAACTCCGACGACCCGGAGGTGCTGGATACGAACCTGAACAACGAATACCGCATCGCCCACGAAATCCTGGGCCTGAGCCTGGAGGACATCGCCGCGTGCAACCGTTGCGCGGTGGAGGCCTCGTTCATTCCCCAAGCCGAGAAGCAGGCCGTGGTTCAGACGTATTTCCAGTGA
- the nifS gene encoding cysteine desulfurase NifS, with protein sequence MSSTTIYYFDNNATTRVAPEVVEAMLPFLRDYWGNPSSTYTFGRQLGNHLDEARARVAALINAEPREIVFTSCGTESNNSAIQSALATQPDKRHVLTTAVEHSANIKCCELLQKRGYAVTFLPVASDGALDLELLEKSIRADTAIVSVMWANNETGVLFPIRDIAAICHRKGALFHTDAVQTPGKLKIDVRELDVDFLSLSAHKLHAPKGIGLLYLKRRVKYQPYIVGGGQERGRRGGTENVANIVAFGRAAELARANLDEENTRVRALRDKLEAGILQGIPGTARNGAREPRLPNTSNIAFEGVEAEGILMLLDQADICASSGSACTTGSLDPSHVLTAMGCDAARARSSIRFSLSIYNTEDEVEYVLRHLPGIIARLRAGAPA encoded by the coding sequence ATGAGCAGCACGACCATTTACTACTTCGACAATAACGCTACGACACGTGTGGCACCAGAGGTGGTGGAGGCAATGCTCCCTTTTCTGCGCGATTACTGGGGCAACCCGTCCAGCACTTACACCTTCGGGCGGCAGCTTGGCAACCATCTGGACGAAGCACGGGCCAGGGTCGCCGCGCTGATCAACGCCGAACCCCGGGAGATCGTCTTCACCAGTTGCGGCACTGAAAGCAACAACTCGGCCATCCAGAGCGCCCTGGCCACGCAACCCGACAAGCGCCACGTCCTGACCACCGCCGTCGAGCACTCCGCCAACATCAAATGCTGCGAACTCCTCCAGAAACGGGGTTACGCTGTTACCTTCCTCCCCGTTGCCTCGGACGGAGCACTCGACCTCGAGCTGCTGGAAAAGTCCATTCGCGCCGACACGGCCATCGTCTCGGTCATGTGGGCCAACAATGAGACCGGCGTCCTGTTCCCCATCCGCGACATCGCCGCCATTTGCCACCGCAAAGGGGCCCTGTTCCACACCGATGCCGTCCAGACTCCGGGCAAACTCAAGATTGACGTGCGGGAACTCGACGTGGATTTCCTCTCGTTGTCCGCGCACAAGCTGCACGCGCCCAAGGGCATCGGGCTGCTCTACCTCAAGCGCCGGGTCAAATACCAGCCCTACATCGTCGGCGGCGGGCAGGAGCGTGGACGGCGCGGCGGCACCGAGAACGTCGCCAACATCGTCGCCTTTGGCCGCGCGGCGGAACTGGCCCGGGCGAATCTCGACGAGGAGAACACCCGCGTTCGCGCCCTCCGCGACAAGCTGGAGGCCGGCATCCTGCAAGGCATTCCCGGAACCGCGCGCAACGGCGCCCGAGAACCGCGCCTGCCCAACACCAGCAACATCGCCTTCGAGGGCGTCGAGGCGGAAGGCATCCTGATGCTGCTGGACCAGGCGGACATCTGCGCTTCGAGCGGGTCGGCCTGCACCACCGGCTCGCTCGACCCGTCGCACGTGCTGACCGCGATGGGCTGCGACGCCGCGCGCGCGCGAAGCAGCATCCGCTTCAGCCTGAGCATCTACAACACGGAGGACGAAGTGGAATACGTGCTCCGACATCTGCCCGGCATCATCGCCAGACTCCGTGCCGGCGCGCCCGCCTAG